Proteins from a genomic interval of Abyssisolibacter fermentans:
- a CDS encoding DUF4932 domain-containing protein: MKKFFVIFLITVLLMGLFIGCNNEETNSLLGDELKEDVKLNVYVDYKIELLSVVQYLADFKYKDYMITNKESDYKEDIDKFFSGHKNHPVISLYEKLSNRGFTYHVPTNLMLCISDDIEVVDEKLKVNQDVILRSGGNKKVDEFIEQLRDFKEVTNFDAFYNEHKGYYDKLVTDISKKLESTDCLNVLREYYGSEQHSYNIVITPLNAGGYGIRMPRENSKLDIYCVIPPVQDKKGLTSFVWHEFSHSYVNPLTEENSSEVFKYMNLYDPIRDVMKKQAYGRWDACVNEHIVRAITSRLSSKEFGEDASINELKYHRKRSFFYIDALYEKLDEYENNRSKYKTFKDFYPCLIDVFKEFSEKELGEDFYKLEDEGQ, from the coding sequence ATGAAAAAATTTTTTGTGATATTTCTAATAACAGTATTGTTAATGGGTTTATTTATAGGTTGTAATAATGAGGAAACTAATTCATTGTTAGGTGATGAACTGAAAGAGGATGTAAAACTAAATGTTTATGTTGATTATAAAATAGAATTGTTATCAGTAGTTCAATATTTAGCTGATTTTAAATATAAAGATTATATGATAACAAATAAAGAATCTGATTATAAAGAAGATATAGATAAATTTTTTTCAGGACATAAAAATCATCCAGTAATTTCATTATATGAAAAACTTAGCAATAGAGGATTTACATACCATGTACCAACAAATCTTATGCTTTGTATTTCAGATGATATTGAGGTAGTGGATGAAAAACTAAAGGTTAATCAAGATGTTATTTTAAGATCAGGAGGAAATAAAAAAGTAGATGAATTTATAGAACAACTAAGGGATTTCAAGGAAGTAACTAATTTTGATGCTTTTTATAATGAACATAAAGGTTACTATGATAAGTTAGTTACTGATATAAGCAAGAAACTGGAAAGTACCGATTGCTTAAATGTTCTCAGAGAATATTATGGGTCTGAACAACACAGTTATAATATAGTAATTACACCGTTAAATGCTGGAGGATATGGAATACGGATGCCTCGAGAAAATAGTAAATTAGACATTTATTGCGTCATACCTCCGGTACAAGATAAAAAAGGGTTAACTAGTTTTGTTTGGCATGAGTTTAGTCACTCATATGTTAATCCATTAACTGAAGAAAACTCAAGTGAAGTATTTAAATATATGAATTTATATGATCCTATTAGAGATGTGATGAAGAAGCAAGCATATGGTAGATGGGATGCTTGTGTAAATGAACATATTGTTAGAGCTATAACTTCAAGACTTAGTTCAAAAGAATTTGGTGAAGATGCCAGTATTAACGAGCTTAAATATCATAGAAAAAGAAGTTTCTTTTATATAGATGCACTGTATGAAAAACTAGATGAATATGAGAATAATCGCAGTAAGTATAAAACATTTAAAGATTTTTATCCTTGCTTAATAGATGTTTTTAAAGAATTTTCAGAGAAAGAATTAGGGGAAGATTTTTATAAACTAGAAGATGAAGGGCAATAG
- a CDS encoding HAD family hydrolase — protein MLENIKAVIFDLDGTLVDSMWVWRDIDINYLQDKGSDILIEDLESEIEGMSFTETAMYFKEKFNIEDSVEDIKEEWNRLAFEYYSKKILLKDGAREFIKYLKQNDIKLGIGTSNSRELAEAVLLSNGILDYFDTFITSCEAGKGKPNPDVFLKAAKNLDVKPEECIVFEDTYAGVLAGVRAGMKVYGVADALSLINKDKISKLVEKYIISYFDLEVLAKEEI, from the coding sequence ATGCTAGAAAACATTAAAGCAGTTATATTTGATTTAGATGGAACATTAGTCGATTCTATGTGGGTTTGGAGAGATATAGACATTAATTATTTACAAGATAAAGGTTCAGATATTCTTATAGAGGATTTAGAAAGTGAAATCGAAGGTATGAGTTTTACTGAAACCGCTATGTATTTTAAGGAAAAATTCAATATTGAAGATTCAGTTGAGGATATAAAAGAAGAATGGAATAGGTTGGCTTTTGAATATTATAGTAAGAAAATTTTATTAAAGGATGGAGCTAGAGAATTTATTAAGTACCTAAAGCAAAATGATATTAAACTTGGAATAGGGACAAGTAATTCTAGAGAGCTTGCTGAAGCTGTTTTGTTGTCAAATGGAATATTAGATTATTTTGATACATTTATAACTTCTTGTGAAGCGGGTAAAGGAAAGCCTAATCCGGATGTATTTTTGAAGGCTGCAAAGAATTTGGATGTTAAACCAGAGGAATGTATTGTGTTTGAAGACACATACGCAGGTGTTTTAGCGGGTGTTAGAGCTGGAATGAAAGTATATGGTGTAGCAGATGCGCTATCTTTAATCAATAAAGACAAAATATCGAAATTAGTTGAAAAATATATAATAAGTTATTTTGATTTGGAAGTTTTAGCCAAAGAAGAAATATAA
- a CDS encoding M28 family metallopeptidase — protein sequence MLKRNKRFLILLVGILFLLSGCNSINTDQFDGDNAYNHIKELSLDKYEGRMTGSEGNKLAAEYIANEFEKYGLKPGGADNTYFQSFDIRVPKINNVPKFQVVDNKGNIVIEYKHRQDFYEATYDFAGGGKVKGKFELKNSTTLESNEDNSIILMNEAIDYKIGEKLVEAGVKAVITPSKYAVANKKSIALGNKKGLKAQPKFIHLRVTQEIFDDLVNYSKEGYKINIDFDLTFEMVKANNVIGYIEGSNENLKEEVLLITAHYDHVGVDPDKTVFNGALDNASGVGTIMEIARLSSQSKVKPQRSIIFIAFDGEESGLQGSYYYTRHQLISTDKYKVINVDMVGSKENVPLEIHTSVESNPDNEEFLKEFEDILEKNNTKYSINKQSESSDHYSFNYRGLDAVTLIQYANDLIHTPLDDINNIDKSRIGEVSDVIISYMNDYAYAASDQYKVNISEKQKQISYVIPIIIAMLIIIVIVFMFIIKKLRKDEKLKEKYLGKSIFTIVIVLIAIISILIFNNYLWDEEIKQISGIAPWRTNVDLLGSCNNIIDVNVKDDITALLGKKDGVYKYIFNSYGKKISNQKITDDINKDFKLLNNDVYYKEDNKIYVLDEETPKLVLDNINSYEVFNVNNKNYITAFNNNEIIIKVDNTEKRIGLKNIKNAAFKIDTSGVIHVVVKQNNQLKHLAINTQGDILLEKELENSLNITDYKLGIDNNYGYLFYNFNEQDYYVSFNIHDKNTVKLKPKELDIHDDYGALLKHHDTISLANEISEGDSLFATINGNVYIGDNYVFLLKFKEGILFRDKVIRRNSKASPMINPMIDQYDNHQYIGWIENNDFMMMSSNVLFGENVGMRTFYNRLYRIVQNFIVAFVTFFYEIFWFVPGIIFFVIWWFIKRDKFLDNVWIVIVPIVLSLLAQIWSFDLPNLIGNKFDYIWISLVIAVIAGIFTLLNKYEKGKGSAIRLYVVFMIINILLVVSIYAPYNYKEGLERMGVVTDIPCEEMILE from the coding sequence ATGTTAAAGAGAAATAAAAGATTTTTAATTTTATTAGTTGGTATTCTTTTTTTATTAAGTGGATGTAATTCCATTAACACTGATCAGTTCGACGGGGATAATGCATATAATCATATTAAAGAATTGTCACTAGATAAATATGAAGGCAGGATGACTGGTTCTGAGGGGAATAAGTTAGCTGCTGAATATATAGCAAATGAATTTGAAAAATATGGGTTAAAGCCGGGAGGAGCTGATAATACTTACTTCCAAAGTTTTGACATAAGAGTTCCAAAGATAAATAATGTTCCTAAATTTCAAGTCGTAGATAATAAAGGCAATATTGTTATAGAATACAAGCATAGACAAGATTTCTATGAAGCGACATATGATTTTGCCGGTGGTGGAAAAGTTAAAGGAAAGTTTGAATTAAAAAATTCTACTACTTTAGAATCTAATGAAGATAATAGTATTATCTTGATGAATGAAGCAATAGATTATAAAATTGGGGAAAAATTAGTTGAAGCTGGCGTAAAGGCTGTTATTACACCATCTAAATATGCAGTAGCTAATAAAAAAAGTATTGCTTTAGGAAATAAAAAAGGACTTAAAGCACAACCAAAGTTTATACATTTAAGAGTAACACAAGAAATTTTTGATGATTTGGTGAATTACAGTAAAGAAGGTTATAAAATAAATATAGATTTTGATTTAACATTTGAAATGGTTAAAGCTAATAATGTAATTGGATATATTGAGGGTAGTAATGAAAATTTAAAGGAAGAAGTTTTACTTATAACTGCCCATTATGATCATGTTGGAGTTGATCCAGATAAGACAGTATTTAACGGAGCACTTGATAATGCATCTGGTGTAGGTACTATAATGGAAATAGCCAGATTATCCAGTCAAAGTAAAGTAAAACCACAAAGAAGTATTATATTTATTGCTTTTGATGGCGAAGAAAGCGGTTTACAAGGATCATATTACTATACAAGACATCAATTGATTAGTACTGATAAATATAAGGTAATAAACGTAGATATGGTTGGTTCTAAAGAAAATGTACCTTTAGAAATCCACACATCGGTTGAAAGTAATCCAGATAATGAAGAATTTTTAAAAGAGTTTGAAGATATATTAGAAAAAAATAATACAAAGTATAGTATAAACAAACAAAGTGAAAGTAGTGATCATTATAGTTTTAATTATAGAGGTTTAGATGCTGTTACTTTAATACAATATGCAAATGATTTAATTCACACACCTTTAGATGATATTAATAATATTGATAAATCAAGAATTGGCGAGGTTAGCGACGTAATAATCAGCTATATGAACGATTATGCTTATGCAGCTTCAGATCAGTATAAAGTAAACATAAGTGAAAAACAGAAACAAATTTCATATGTAATTCCAATTATTATTGCTATGCTCATAATTATAGTTATTGTATTTATGTTTATAATAAAAAAACTTAGAAAAGATGAAAAGCTGAAAGAAAAATATTTAGGAAAATCAATTTTTACTATTGTTATTGTTCTTATTGCAATAATTAGTATTCTGATATTTAATAATTACCTATGGGATGAAGAAATTAAACAAATTTCTGGAATTGCCCCTTGGCGAACCAATGTGGATTTATTGGGTAGTTGTAATAATATAATAGATGTGAATGTAAAGGATGACATAACTGCTTTACTTGGAAAGAAAGATGGTGTATATAAATATATCTTTAATAGTTATGGTAAGAAAATTAGTAATCAAAAAATTACTGATGACATTAACAAAGATTTCAAACTTCTTAATAACGATGTTTATTATAAAGAAGATAATAAAATATATGTTTTAGACGAGGAAACTCCTAAATTGGTACTTGATAATATAAATAGTTATGAAGTATTTAATGTAAATAATAAAAATTATATAACTGCATTTAACAATAATGAAATTATCATTAAAGTTGATAATACTGAAAAAAGAATTGGGCTGAAAAACATTAAAAATGCAGCTTTTAAAATTGATACAAGTGGTGTTATTCATGTAGTTGTAAAGCAAAACAATCAATTAAAGCATTTAGCTATTAATACACAAGGAGATATACTACTAGAAAAAGAACTTGAAAATTCTTTAAATATTACTGATTATAAGCTAGGTATTGATAATAATTATGGATATTTGTTCTATAATTTTAATGAGCAGGATTATTATGTGTCATTTAATATACACGATAAGAATACTGTAAAATTAAAACCTAAAGAGCTAGATATTCATGATGATTATGGAGCGTTATTAAAACACCATGATACTATTAGTTTAGCAAATGAAATTTCAGAAGGAGATAGTTTATTTGCTACTATAAATGGAAATGTATATATTGGCGATAATTACGTATTTCTTTTAAAATTTAAAGAGGGTATACTATTTAGAGATAAAGTTATAAGGAGAAATAGTAAAGCATCACCTATGATAAATCCTATGATAGACCAATATGACAACCATCAATATATAGGATGGATAGAGAATAATGATTTTATGATGATGAGTTCGAATGTTTTATTTGGTGAAAATGTAGGTATGAGAACTTTTTACAATAGACTTTATAGAATTGTTCAAAATTTTATTGTAGCATTTGTTACTTTTTTCTATGAAATATTCTGGTTTGTTCCAGGAATAATATTCTTTGTTATTTGGTGGTTTATTAAGAGAGACAAATTCCTTGATAATGTATGGATTGTTATAGTGCCAATAGTACTAAGTTTATTAGCTCAAATATGGTCTTTTGATTTACCAAATTTGATTGGAAATAAATTTGATTATATATGGATAAGTTTAGTGATTGCAGTAATAGCAGGAATATTTACACTATTAAATAAATATGAAAAAGGAAAAGGTTCAGCTATTAGATTATATGTAGTATTTATGATAATAAATATATTATTAGTTGTAAGTATTTATGCTCCATATAACTACAAAGAAGGATTAGAAAGAATGGGAGTAGTTACTGATATACCTTGTGAAGAGATGATTTTAGAATAA
- a CDS encoding flavodoxin family protein gives MKELVVIMPEKPSEMLKKMLKAFIRNTDYLLIDNTTNLPDLTNKNLLFALELNKAGYNLGMSEIISKLYQRNYSSLANSTGAVLIHGKNDLFTKTAAQDLVFHANMLGCRFPGRPMVEAIGSLHNFFTLQKNIKKPLDEVCLEACRMLGKRFLDKPAPNQITAPKLLVLHSSNYKTSNTLTLWKMIKNYLSFNNIKEIHIENGSIRDCIGCSYKMCKHYGDQISCFYGGIMVEEVYPAILDADAVIWICPNYNDGLSANISAVINRLTALFRSNKFYNKTLFGVIVSGSSGGDALAKQLISALNMNKTFRLPPYFAIMETANDKNAIKKLSNIEQRAKAFARNIENEIKA, from the coding sequence ATGAAAGAATTAGTTGTTATCATGCCCGAAAAGCCATCTGAAATGTTAAAAAAGATGCTTAAAGCTTTTATTAGAAATACAGATTACTTATTAATTGATAACACAACTAATCTACCAGATTTAACTAACAAAAATTTATTATTTGCATTAGAACTAAATAAAGCAGGATATAATTTAGGTATGTCTGAAATTATATCTAAATTATATCAAAGAAATTATTCTAGCTTAGCTAATTCAACAGGTGCTGTTTTAATACATGGTAAAAATGATCTATTTACAAAAACAGCTGCACAAGATCTTGTTTTTCATGCAAACATGTTAGGCTGTAGATTTCCTGGAAGACCAATGGTTGAAGCTATAGGTTCTCTACATAATTTTTTTACCCTACAAAAAAACATTAAAAAACCGCTAGATGAAGTGTGTTTAGAAGCATGTAGAATGCTTGGTAAACGTTTTCTGGATAAGCCAGCTCCTAACCAAATCACTGCCCCAAAGCTATTAGTACTTCATTCCAGTAATTATAAAACCTCAAATACACTAACCCTATGGAAAATGATCAAAAACTATTTAAGTTTTAACAACATAAAAGAAATTCACATTGAAAATGGTTCTATCAGAGATTGTATAGGTTGTTCTTATAAGATGTGTAAACATTATGGTGATCAAATAAGCTGTTTTTATGGTGGAATAATGGTAGAAGAAGTTTATCCCGCAATTTTAGATGCAGATGCTGTAATTTGGATTTGTCCAAACTACAATGATGGACTCTCAGCAAATATCTCTGCTGTAATTAATCGTCTAACAGCATTATTTAGATCAAATAAATTCTACAATAAAACTTTATTCGGTGTAATAGTGTCTGGCAGCTCTGGTGGCGACGCATTAGCGAAACAGCTTATAAGTGCGCTAAATATGAATAAAACCTTTAGATTACCACCATACTTTGCAATAATGGAAACCGCTAACGATAAAAATGCAATTAAAAAACTTTCTAATATAGAACAAAGAGCTAAGGCTTTTGCTAGAAATATTGAAAATGAAATTAAAGCATAG
- the lspA gene encoding signal peptidase II, which produces MLYVIVGIIIILIDQISKKMVDRELYQNEKIHIYKKLYFVKVYNYGAAYGVLKNKRKFLIIMTIISIIVLLFLVFCFEQNEFSIRLGLAIIIAGALGNLIDRIKYGYVIDFLYIKSKFKKVPIFNIADVAIFVGFLIILIYDISTIVFG; this is translated from the coding sequence ATGTTATATGTTATAGTAGGTATAATTATTATTTTAATTGATCAGATATCAAAAAAAATGGTAGATAGAGAACTCTACCAAAATGAAAAGATTCATATATACAAAAAATTATATTTTGTAAAAGTTTATAATTACGGCGCGGCATATGGAGTTTTGAAGAATAAGAGAAAATTCCTAATTATTATGACTATTATATCTATAATCGTATTGTTATTTCTTGTTTTTTGTTTTGAACAAAATGAATTTAGTATTAGATTAGGTTTAGCGATAATTATTGCTGGGGCATTAGGAAATCTAATAGATAGAATAAAATACGGATATGTAATAGATTTCTTATACATTAAATCAAAATTTAAAAAAGTGCCTATATTTAATATTGCGGATGTTGCTATATTTGTAGGATTTTTGATTATTTTAATTTATGATATAAGTACAATAGTATTTGGTTAA
- a CDS encoding lactate/malate family dehydrogenase — MFLYELDNKLIVSFYEINNLKKNNKNPEQYEDIVYYTFSMNPLYSRKYYSITDPELLFIENENLNLIKKISTKKTRSIPAWLENKIKLKQVMAVNTAYPDWKNTLNLTLPKNWRINILALGDVGSTLLTGLRLLGGDYISNIGIYDRSPNKLQRWEYEMNQIYSSFNNRIFPNVSIIDYEELFDTDMFVFCASKGVPPVGKETDDVRMIQFKANAQIISIYAKMARDKNFKGIFAVVSDPVDLLAKTVFLESNKDDNGTLDFKGISPEQIRGYGLGVMNARACYYASKDTTMKHYISQGRAYGPHGEGLIIADSITNYNNEISRYLTEKAKKANIEIRKTGFKPYIAPALSSGALSIIDTIAGNYHYSSTFMGGVFMGAKNRLTSCGTELERLELSDTLYRRLLNTYEKLEELL; from the coding sequence ATGTTTTTATATGAATTAGACAACAAATTGATAGTAAGTTTTTATGAAATTAATAACTTGAAAAAAAATAATAAAAATCCAGAACAATATGAAGATATTGTGTATTATACTTTTAGTATGAATCCTCTATATTCCAGAAAATATTACAGCATAACTGACCCTGAATTATTATTTATTGAAAATGAAAATTTAAATCTTATTAAAAAAATTTCCACTAAAAAAACTAGAAGTATACCCGCTTGGTTGGAAAATAAAATTAAGTTAAAACAAGTAATGGCAGTAAATACAGCTTACCCTGACTGGAAAAATACCTTGAATTTAACTTTACCCAAAAATTGGAGAATTAATATATTAGCACTTGGTGATGTAGGCAGTACTCTTTTAACAGGTCTAAGACTTTTAGGTGGTGATTATATAAGCAATATAGGAATATATGATAGATCACCAAACAAACTGCAAAGATGGGAATATGAAATGAATCAAATATATTCTTCATTTAATAATCGTATATTTCCTAATGTTTCAATAATTGATTATGAAGAATTATTCGATACAGATATGTTCGTTTTTTGTGCATCAAAGGGAGTACCTCCTGTAGGAAAAGAAACTGATGATGTAAGAATGATTCAATTCAAAGCAAATGCACAAATTATTAGTATCTATGCTAAAATGGCTAGAGATAAAAACTTCAAAGGCATATTTGCAGTTGTTTCAGATCCTGTTGATTTGTTAGCTAAAACTGTTTTTTTAGAAAGCAATAAAGATGATAATGGTACGCTAGACTTTAAAGGCATTTCTCCTGAACAAATTAGAGGATACGGGCTTGGAGTAATGAACGCAAGAGCATGTTACTATGCTAGTAAGGATACTACTATGAAGCATTATATTTCGCAAGGCAGAGCATATGGTCCTCATGGAGAAGGATTGATAATTGCAGATAGTATTACAAACTACAATAATGAAATATCTCGTTACTTAACTGAAAAAGCAAAGAAAGCAAATATAGAAATAAGAAAAACAGGTTTTAAACCGTATATAGCTCCTGCACTATCATCTGGTGCTTTATCAATAATTGATACTATAGCAGGCAATTATCATTATAGTTCTACATTTATGGGCGGAGTATTTATGGGTGCAAAGAACAGACTCACAAGCTGTGGAACTGAGCTTGAACGATTAGAATTAAGTGACACTTTATATAGAAGGCTTTTAAACACTTATGAAAAATTGGAGGAACTTCTATGA
- a CDS encoding L-threonine 3-dehydrogenase produces the protein MKKVLVTGALGQIGSELVVKLKNVYGEDNVIASGRRKKGPYDGLFELVDVTQPEQIFEVVKKHKVDWVIHLAALLSAVGENNPTAAWNINMGGLFNILEVAKQEGCGVFVPSSIAAFGPNTPKINTPQDTIQRPTTMYGVTKVAGEILCDYYYKRFGVDTRGVRFPGLISYETLPGGGTTDYAVHIYYEALKQKKFTCPLDKETHMDMMYMPDALNAIVNLMEADDSKLIHRNAFNIASMSFCPEDICKSIQKFIPEFTMDYDINPTLQNIANSWPDSLDDSNARNEWGWKPEYDLDSMTKDMLEKLREKLDIK, from the coding sequence ATGAAAAAGGTTTTAGTAACTGGTGCTTTAGGTCAAATTGGATCTGAATTGGTTGTTAAGCTTAAAAATGTTTACGGAGAAGACAATGTAATTGCTAGTGGAAGGAGGAAAAAAGGTCCATATGATGGTTTGTTTGAACTTGTGGATGTAACTCAACCAGAACAGATTTTTGAAGTAGTTAAAAAACATAAGGTTGATTGGGTTATACATTTAGCAGCTTTATTATCAGCTGTAGGAGAAAATAATCCAACAGCTGCTTGGAATATTAATATGGGTGGTTTATTTAATATTTTGGAAGTTGCTAAACAAGAAGGTTGTGGAGTTTTTGTTCCGAGTTCTATAGCTGCTTTTGGTCCAAATACTCCAAAGATTAATACACCACAAGATACTATTCAAAGACCAACAACTATGTATGGAGTTACTAAAGTAGCTGGAGAAATATTATGTGACTACTACTATAAAAGATTTGGAGTAGATACTAGAGGAGTACGTTTTCCTGGTTTGATTTCTTATGAAACATTACCTGGAGGAGGAACTACTGATTATGCTGTTCATATTTACTATGAAGCATTAAAGCAAAAGAAATTCACATGCCCATTAGATAAGGAAACTCATATGGATATGATGTATATGCCTGATGCTTTAAATGCAATTGTAAATTTGATGGAGGCTGATGATAGCAAGCTTATACACAGAAATGCCTTCAATATTGCATCAATGAGTTTTTGTCCAGAAGATATTTGTAAGTCTATCCAGAAATTTATTCCTGAGTTTACTATGGATTATGATATTAATCCAACATTACAGAATATTGCTAATTCCTGGCCAGATTCTTTAGATGATTCGAATGCTAGAAATGAATGGGGCTGGAAACCTGAATATGACTTAGATTCAATGACTAAAGATATGTTAGAAAAACTCAGAGAAAAGTTAGATATAAAATAA